One segment of Bdellovibrionota bacterium DNA contains the following:
- a CDS encoding SDR family oxidoreductase: MNLKKQVALITGGARRVGREIALALAERGCHVAISYRTSNSEANSTVDDLREFGVKALAMKADVSNKSDVNRMRADVEKTIGPVTVLVNNAAIFERTPWPGISEESWDRHIDANLKGPFLCAQAFGPGMVERKLGKIINIVDWAAERPYTGYIPYCVSKAGLICLTKALAKTLAPHVQVNAVGPGPVMLPEDMPKEERDAVLKAIPLKREGSPRDVANAVLFLVEGTDFATGSVVYVDGGRLIA, translated from the coding sequence GGGTCGGCCGGGAAATTGCTCTGGCCCTGGCCGAACGGGGTTGCCATGTGGCGATCAGCTACCGGACGTCCAATTCCGAAGCGAATTCCACGGTGGACGATCTTCGGGAATTCGGCGTCAAGGCCCTCGCCATGAAGGCCGACGTGTCGAATAAATCGGACGTGAACCGAATGCGCGCCGACGTCGAAAAAACGATCGGGCCGGTAACGGTTTTGGTCAACAACGCGGCCATCTTTGAGAGGACCCCATGGCCCGGTATTTCGGAAGAAAGCTGGGACCGCCATATCGACGCCAATTTGAAAGGACCGTTCCTTTGCGCGCAGGCGTTCGGACCCGGGATGGTGGAACGCAAGCTCGGAAAGATCATCAACATCGTCGATTGGGCCGCAGAACGACCCTATACAGGCTATATCCCGTACTGCGTTTCTAAAGCGGGGCTCATTTGCCTGACCAAAGCGTTGGCCAAGACCTTGGCGCCGCACGTTCAGGTGAACGCCGTAGGGCCCGGGCCGGTCATGCTGCCCGAAGATATGCCGAAGGAAGAGCGCGACGCGGTCTTGAAAGCCATTCCTCTGAAACGAGAAGGATCGCCGCGGGATGTGGCGAACGCCGTTCTTTTTCTCGTTGAGGGAACTGATTTCGCGACAGGGTCTGTGGTTTACGTCGACGGCGGAAGGTTGATCGCATGA
- a CDS encoding 6-carboxytetrahydropterin synthase, translating into MSYRVTQQIHFCYGHRLLDYEGKCAHPHGHNGLAEVSFESDKLDRRGMVLDFTDIKRLLKSWIDDTMDHRMLLRKDDPLIPLLEKLGEPVYKIDVNPTAENIAREIFVHARERGLPVVEVKLWETPTQFAVYK; encoded by the coding sequence ATGAGCTACCGGGTCACGCAGCAAATTCATTTCTGTTACGGCCACCGTCTGCTCGATTACGAGGGGAAATGCGCGCATCCGCACGGGCATAACGGCCTTGCCGAAGTCTCGTTCGAATCCGACAAGCTCGATCGCCGCGGAATGGTCCTCGACTTCACCGATATCAAACGTTTGCTCAAGAGTTGGATCGACGACACGATGGATCATCGGATGCTTTTGCGAAAAGACGACCCCCTGATCCCGTTGCTCGAAAAATTGGGAGAACCGGTTTACAAAATCGACGTGAATCCTACGGCGGAGAACATCGCGCGGGAAATTTTTGTGCACGCTCGCGAAAGAGGACTCCCGGTCGTCGAAGTTAAACTTTGGGAAACCCCCACCCAATTCGCAGTGTACAAATGA